agtgcttgttatgttttgctatacataacggtttggtgaaaggatcagccaaattatcatcagtgggtactctttcaaattttatgtcgcctctttcaattatttctctgatcagatgatatcttctgggaacatgcttgttcctgttcgtagctctgggttcttttgcttgcacaacagcaccagtgttgtcacaatacaaatgTATTacactattggcactcggaatgacacccagttctttaacgaactctaacaaagcaacagcttctttggcagcttcagatgaagcaatatactcggcttcggtggtggaatcggcagttgtaccttgtttggaactattccaactcactgctccaccattgaggacaaaaacatatccagactgagacttatagtcgtcatggtctgtttgaaaactagcatcagtgtacccaataactgataactctggttgtccaccatagactaagaaatattctttagtccttctaaggtacttaagaatagtcttaacagttttccaatgttcctcaccgggattttgctgaaatctgcctgtcatgctaagcgcataggccacatctggcctagtagaaatcatggcatacataatagatcctataaCCGAAGCATACgtgatccttttcatgttgtctctttctttgtcattagaagtacaatccttctttgacaatacaatgccatgtctcataggaagaaaacctttcttagaattGTCCATTGAGgagcgccttagcaacttgtctatgtgagtggattgtgataatcctaacatcctatttggtctatctcgatagatcttaattccaaggatataggaagcatcacctagatccttcatcataaaagaactagacaaccactctttcacggattgcatcatggaatgATCGCTTCacataatcaagatgtcatcaccATACATGATGAGGAAGACAACGTTtccattctcgcgtttactataaacacatgggtcctctttgcttctaacaaaaccaaacgatttgattgttctgtcaaaacaaatattccaactcctcgaagcttgcttaagtccatagatggacttctttagcttgcacactgcattcggcctttctttcgatacaaaaccttccagctgtgtcatatagacatcgccttctaaatctccattgagaaatgcggttttgacatccatttgccaaataTCAAAGTTGTAGTATGCAActattgcaagtaatatcctaatggacttgatcttagcaattggcgaaaaggtttcatcatagtcaatgccttcgcgctgactataaccctttgccactaacctagccttgtaggtctgtactttgccatctgcatctctcttctttttgaagatccatttgcaacctatggggtaaacccatctggcaagtcaactagttcccagactaagttgaagttCATCGAGTCCATTTCACATATCAAcgcttcaagccacttctctcgatcggtgtctaacaccgcctcggtataggtcttaggctcttcatcatctaaatcaacttcatcatcttggttctcaaccattagattcagtctctcaggtgcacgacgaatccttctaggcctattgagttggttttaCTCTGGTTCAGGCTGTTCATTCTGTATGTGAGAAGGTACAagaatatcactatgatcttcttgaggtagaggtgatgcaactattgtatcatcttgtctttgatgcatctcattgtcttgaggtggtccttcgagagtctctctaaggtcctctctaagagtaatttcccctctcaatagatcatcaaaaactcccactgagttattgtcCAATCCAGTGGATAATACTTCATCttcattgttaacttgtggttcttgaatttcttcaagatctactgtatttcgaccttgttccttgcagaaataactgtcttcaaggaacgtcacattccttgatgttatcacctaGTGATTTTTAGGATAGTAGAAATCGTACCCTTTAGTttctttaggatatcccacaaaataacatttctcacttttagttttcaatttatcagtcatcattttcttaacaaaagttggacaaccccaggtccggatatggttaagacttgctttcttgccacaccataactcatatggtgttttctcgacTGATTTAGAAGGAACCCATTTTAGAATGTAAATGCGTAGTAAAGGCATGACCTCAGAGAAATAAAGGACGACTAGCTAAATCATCATGGATCGACATAGGGCTGGAAAATATACCAAAATACCGCACTTTCCGTACCGAAAAATacccgaaaataccgaattttcggtataccgtactttcggtaatttttggtgtataaaatgacatttttgttcaataaaatggtacttttaccttataaaatgataatataagcggataaaatgacagttagcttataaaaatgatagtttagctggagaaattgcatataagctgataaaatgatactttaacgtgacaaaatgacataaaactgataaaatgatacctttgcccgatagaatgatactttcagcctatagaatgatagttttgccgggtagaatgatactttcagccgatagaatgataggtatttttggtgtataaaatgacatttttgtttaataaaatggtacttttaccttataaaatgataatataagcggataaaatgacagttagcttataaaaatgatagtttagcaggagaaattgcatataagctgataaaatgatagtttaacttgacaaaatgacataaaactgataaaataatacttttgccggatagaatgatactttcagcctatagaatgatagttttaccgggtagaatgatactttcagccgatagaatgataggtatttttggtgtataaaatgacatttttgtttaataaaatgatacttttaccttataaaatgataatctaagcggataaaatgacagttagcttataaaaatgatagtttagctggagaaattgcatataagctgataaaatgatact
This genomic interval from Salvia splendens isolate huo1 chromosome 13, SspV2, whole genome shotgun sequence contains the following:
- the LOC121760499 gene encoding secreted RxLR effector protein 161-like — translated: MKRITYASVIGSIMYAMISTRPDVAYALSMTGRFQQNPGEEHWKTVKTILKYLRRTKEYFLVYGGQPELSVIGYTDASFQTDHDDYKSQSGYVFVLNGGAVSWNSSKQGTTADSTTEAEYIASSEAAKEATVLATPSEKGKAPARDEKSQDKLDEMQLTAHSAVILCLGDKVLRDVQESKTAMQILEKLDEQLEEFNKIIDDLGFVDVKISDEDKAILTLIALPSSYNQLSDAIIYGRDKPITYT